A window from Citrus sinensis cultivar Valencia sweet orange chromosome 3, DVS_A1.0, whole genome shotgun sequence encodes these proteins:
- the LOC102609029 gene encoding ASC1-like protein, which produces MGILGRSGLVINWEYESFPEAKDVVALPFFAAFFAAVRLFLDRFLFEILARRTIFGKGHARNDFVTKIKRKKINKFKESAWKCVYFLSAELLALVVSRYEPWFTNTKYFWVGPGDQIWPDQKTKLKLKGLYMYAAGFYTYSILALLFWETRRSDFVVSMTHHIATVILLALSYIFRFTRVAPVVLALHDATDVFLEVAKMSKYGGFERTSSIFFTTFVFCWTVLRIICYPLWILRSTSYEVVLTLDMEKHAVDGPIYYYIFNTLLFCLLVVNIYWWSLMVGMVVEQIHARGHVSDDVRSDSEDENEHDD; this is translated from the exons ATGGGCATCTTGGGCAGATCGGGCTTGGTGATCAATTGGGAGTACGAGTCATTCCCTGAGGCCAAAGACGTTGTGGCACTGCCCTTCTTTGCCGCCTTCTTTGCTGCAGTTAGGCTCTTTTTGGACAGATTCCTCTTTGAG ATTTTAGCTAGAAGAACTATTTTCGGGAAGGGGCATGCCAGAAATGATTTtgtgacaaaaattaaaaggaagaaaatcaataaatttaaagagtcGGCATGGAAATGTGTTTACTTCCTTTCTGCTGAACTTTTGGCGCTAGTTGTCTCTCGCTATGAACCTTGGTTCACTAACACTAAGTACTTTTGGGTAGGGCCTGGAGATCAGATTTGGCCTGATCAGAAAACTAA ATTGAAATTGAAGGGATTGTACATGTATGCTGCCGGATTCTACACATACTCAATCCTTGCTTTGCTATTTTGGGAAACGCGGCGTAGTGATTTTGTGGTGTCCATGACTCACCATATAGCAACTGTCATTCTCCTAGCATTGTCTTACATATTTAG GTTCACTCGTGTTGCTCCAGTTGTTTTAGCCTTACACGATGCCACCGATGTTTTCCTAGAAGTTGCAAAGATGTCAAAATATGGTGGGTTTGAGCGGACTTCTAGCATATTTTTCACCACTTTCGTTTTCTGTTGGACTGTACTTCGCATAATTTGCTATCCTCTCTGGATTCTTCGGAGTACAAG CTATGAAGTTGTTCTCACCTTGGACATGGAGAAGCATGCAGTAGATGGacctatttattattatatttttaatactctTCTGTTCTGCTTGCttgttgttaatatttattggTGGAGTTTAATGGTCGGGATGGTCGTGGAACAAATCCATGCAAGAGGCCATGTTAGCGATGATGTTCGGTCAG ATTCTGAAGATGAGAATGAACATGATGATTGA
- the LOC102608445 gene encoding protein GLUTAMINE DUMPER 4, which yields MRHVATDLTAPSGAGLVQWNSPLPYMFGGLLLVFGVIAVALMFLACCHDKSSITGPSSGDQKDEKSAEAIDPPAALEPKIVVIMAGDDHPTRIARPSASTS from the coding sequence atgagacaTGTTGCAACTGATTTAACGGCGCCCAGCGGGGCTGGGCTGGTACAGTGGAACTCTCCGCTGCCGTACATGTTTGGAGGTCTGCTGCTGGTTTTTGGTGTCATAGCTGTTGCTTTAATGTTTCTTGCTTGCTGTCACGACAAGTCATCGATAACGGGGCCATCGTCCGGTGAtcaaaaagatgaaaaatctGCGGAAGCGATTGATCCTCCGGCGGCCCTGGAGCCCAAAATTGTTGTAATCATGGCTGGAGATGATCACCCTACACGTATAGCAAGGCCTTCTGCTTCtactagctag
- the LOC102608738 gene encoding ASC1-like protein, translating into MAILGISSFVINWEYESYPEARDFLALPFFAIFFPTVRLVLDKCVFENLARRLIIGKGHARINFGTQIKRQKINKFKESAWKCVYFFSAELLALVVSYDEPWFTNTKYFWEGPGNQAWPYQKTKLKLKGLYMYVGGFYAYSILALLVWETRRSDFGVSMAHHVATVILIVLSYILRFTRVGSVVLAVHDVSDIFLEVAKMSKYSGIEWIASISFIVFVCSWTVLRIIYYPFWVIWSTSYEVLLNFNKENHQMDGPICYYLFNTLLIWLLVLHIYWWKLMVGMVVKQIQARGQVSDDVRSDSEDEDEHDD; encoded by the exons ATGGCTATTTTGGGAATTTCCAGTTTCGTGATCAATTGGGAGTACGAATCATACCCAGAGGCCAGAGACTTTTTGGCACTGCCATTCTTTGCCATCTTCTTTCCTACTGTTAGGCTCGTTTTAGACAAATGTGTATTTGAg AATTTAGCAAGAAGACTGATTATTGGGAAGGGGCACGCAAGAATCAATTTTGGGACACAAATTAAAAGgcaaaaaatcaataaatttaaggAGTCTGCATGGAAATGTGTTTACTTCTTTTCTGCTGAACTTTTGGCACTAGTTGTTTCCTATGATGAACCTTGGTTCACTAATACAAAGTACTTTTGGGAGGGGCCTGGAAATCAGGCTTGGCCTTATCAGAAAACAAA ATTGAAATTGAAGGGATTGTACATGTATGTTGGTGGATTCTATGCATACTCCATATTAGCTTTGCTCGTTTGGGAAACACGGCGTTCAGATTTTGGGGTGTCCATGGCTCATCATGTAGCTACTGTAATTCTCATTGTGCTTTCTTACATATTAAG GTTCACTCGTGTCGGTTCAGTTGTTTTAGCTGTACATGATGTTAGTGATATTTTCCTAGAAGTGGCGAAGATGTCAAAATATAGCGGCATTGAATGGATAGCTAGCAtatcttttattgttttcgttTGCTCTTGGACTGTACTTCGCATAATTTACTATCCTTTCTGGGTAATTTGGAGTACAAG CTATGAAGTTCTTCTGAACTTCAATAAGGAGAACCACCAGATGGATGGACCCATTTGTTATTATCTTTTCAACACTCTTCTAATCTGGTTGCTTGTTCTTCATATATATTGGTGGAAGTTAATGGTTGGGATGGTCGTGAAACAAATTCAAGCGAGAGGCCAGGTTAGCGATGACGTCCGATCAG